One part of the Xylocopa sonorina isolate GNS202 chromosome 10, iyXylSono1_principal, whole genome shotgun sequence genome encodes these proteins:
- the LOC143428155 gene encoding esterase FE4-like: MMGEPIVTVKQGKLRGVVTNSSLGCPYIAFKNIPFAAPPVGNLRFKDPQPPASWTGIRDATKNDVRSAMQMQEVEPYDVFGTEDCLYLNVYTNSLNQSKPVMFWVHGGAFIVGGGGFDRVRGDYLLPKDVVLVSTNYRLGAFGFLNLGHRVAPGNQGLKDLIAALEWVKENIANFGGDPSNVTIFGLSAGAVLVHALVLSPRAKGLFHKAVMHSGTANSSWSTKSVELSYKFVAALGKDSKDPVEIFEFLQTVPANDIVRAQQSVLSIEEQVTFQLAFGMNMDAVADNPVLPEKLEQLLMKCDSIPMMIGCTTEEFIMLVKGDDERSKTLLNEYLSVHIRYMASLRNLGEADTNKLMETVKEQYFGGKPMNEVTIREVINFLSDVYFVLPTTLLLEDRAKRNQGPNYHFRFSYVGNEKTPTDLLTKRAIRGASHTDDSAYLLYLPRSKADNPDAPAVGTKDRITLERMTRMWTNFAKTGNPTPTHDEFIQTTWKPATKNQFCYLNIGDELKFLPIPPHIWSSETRTTF; this comes from the exons ATGATGGGTGAACCAATAGTCACAGTGAAACAAGGTAAACTACGAGGTGTTGTCACGAACAGTTCCTTGGGATGTCCGTACATCGCCTTCAAGAATATTCCGTTCGCCGCTCCGCCTGTTGGAAACCTCAGGTTTAAG GATCCGCAACCGCCCGCGTCATGGACAGGAATAAGGGACGCCACCAAGAACGACGTACGGTCAGCTATGCAGATGCAAGAGGTTGAGCCTTATGATGTATTCGGCACCGAAGACTGCCTCTACCTGAATGTCTATACCAATTCCCTCAACCAATCGAAACCTGTCATGTTCTGGGTCCACGGAGGAGCGTTCATAGTAGGCGGCGGTGGTTTCGATCGTGTAAGAGGCGACTATTTACTCCCGAAGGATGTTGTACTCGTCTCAACTAATTACAGACTTGGTGCATTTG GATTTTTAAATCTGGGCCACCGAGTCGCGCCCGGAAATCAAGGTTTAAAAGACTTGATCGCGGCTTTGGAATGGGTGAAGGAAAATATCGCAAACTTTGGCGGAGACCCGAGCAACGTGACAATCTTTGGTCTGAGTGCTGGCGCGGTGCTGGTTCATGCGTTAGTTTTGTCGCCGCGAGCAAAAG GACTGTTCCACAAAGCGGTCATGCACAGTGGAACCGCAAATAGCAGTTGGTCCACCAAGAGCGTCGAACTGTCCTACAAATTCGTCGCGGCCCTCGGAAAGGATTCCAAGGACCCCGTTGAGATTTTCGAGTTTCTGCAAACGGTGCCCGCCAACGACATCGTGAGGGCTCAGCAATCCGTGCTGTCAATAGAG GAACAAGTCACTTTTCAGCTTGCATTTGGGATGAATATGGACGCCGTGGCTGACAATCCCGTATTACCGGAGAAGCTCGAACAGTTACTCATGAAATGCGACAGTATCCCTATGATGATTGGCTGCACCACAGAGGAGTTCATTATGCTGGTCAAAG GTGACGATGAACGAAGTAAAACGCTCCTGAACGAATACCTGTCCGTGCACATCAGATACATGGCCTCGCTGAGAAACCTTGGAGAAGCGGACACGAATAAGTTAATGGAGACGGTGAAAGAGCAATACTTCGGTGGCAAACCGATGAACGAAGTGACCATACGGGAGGTCATTAACTTTTTAAGCGATGTCTATTTCGTCCTTCCTACGACGTTGTTGCTGGAAGATCGAGCGAAGAGGAACCAGGGGCCCAATTACCATTTTAGATTCTCGTACGTCGGCAACGAGAAGACACCGACCGATCTCTTAACAAAACGTGCCATCCGTG GAGCCTCTCATACGGACGATTCTGCGTATCTACTTTATCTGCCTCGCTCTAAGGCTGACAATCCTGACGCGCCAGCGGTTGGTACGAAAGACAGAATTACGTTGGAACGAATGACTAGAATGTGGACCAATTTTGCTAAAACTGG GAATCCTACTCCAACTCATGACGAATTTATCCAGACAACTTGGAAGCCTGCAACGAAAAATCAATTTTGTTATTTAAACATTGGCGATGAATTAAAATTCTTACCCATTCCACCGCACATTTGGTCCTCCGAAACACGGACCACGTTCTGA